TTATTAGTAACCGTTTGTTCTACATGGCCATAAGTGGTGACAACCCGTGTTGTGTTGCCCTACCTAGAACACTTAAACCGACCGCCTCAGCCCCACCGCATCGTCTCCCGCCCTTCCCGTTGCCTGATCAACAACACCTACGCGTCAACGGTGTATCCTCATCGGCATCCCATGTTGTTGGTGCCCGTGCGTGCTCGTGCTTACTCAATTCTGTTGTGATTATTAATTGAACTGTGGATGGTGGATTCCTGCACAAGTTTGGGATGCCTAAACAGGCCTTGGAGCATCTCCNNNNNNNNNNNNNNNNNNNNNNNNNNNNNNNNNNNNNNNNNNNNNNNNNNNNNNNNNNNNNNNNNNNNNNNNNNNNNNNNNNNNNNNNNNNNNNNNNNNNNNNNNNNNNNNNNNNNNNNNNNNNNNNNNNNNNNNNNNNNNNNNNNNNNNNNNNNNNNNNNNNNNNNNNNNNNNNNNNNNNNNNNNNNNNNNNNNNNNNNNNNNNNNNNNNNNNNNNNNNNNNNNNNNNNNNNNNNNNNNNNNNNNNNNNNNNNNNNNNNNNNNNNNNNNNNNNNNNNNNNNNNNNNNNNNNNNNNNNNNNNNNNNNNNNNNNNNNNNNNNNNNNNNNNNNNNNNNNNNNNNNNNNNNNNNNNNNNNNNNNNNNNNNNNNNNNNNNNNNNNNNNNNNNNNNNNNNNNNNNNNNNNNNNNNNNNNNNNNNNNNNNNNNNNNNNNNNNNNNNNNNNNNNNNNNNNNNNNNNNNNNNNNNNNNNNNNNNNNNNNNNNNNNNNNNNNNNNNNNNNNNNNNNNNNNNNNNNNTTTTTCGCCTCCTGCGGGGCTGCCGGCAAAAACTTCAGCCTGCGGGTAGAATTTTTTCCACTCTTGCGCCCCCAGGAGCACGGCGGCGAGGCGACCCAGCGATGGAGGTGCGCGTCGAAGACGAGAGCCGGGCAGGGTCGGCGCGCGGCGGAGGAGAGCCGGGCGGGGGCGGCACGCGGCGGACCGGCAGGGACATGAGTGGATGAGTGATTCCTCCCAGCCCCAGCTCTGCCGCCGGCGGGAAAGCGGCTCCTCCCGGACCGCTGCCAGCGCCCAGCTGCGGACGACGCGACCGGAGCTGTTGCATGAGCCGCTGCAGCGCGAGGAGGCGGCGCGGAGCCGCGCGTTCTGGCGGCGCACGGCGAGCTCGTGTCGCGCCACAACGTGCCACTTGGCGGCCAGCTCGCGCTTCTCCACGCGGAAGCGAGCCACCGTCCCGCGGAGCTCCTCCAGGCGCTGCTGCTTGCGCGCCCGCGACCGCcgcgtgctccacctccacctggcCGCCGCGGGCTCCACCTCCGCCCCGGCCTTGCCCGCTTCGGCCATGGCCCCGCCTCACCAGCTCCGGCCAGCGCCCGCCCCGGCCTCGCCAGCCCCGGTCTTGCCAGCTCTGGCCATGCCCGTCCCGGCCACGCACGACGAGCTCCGGCCTCGCCCGCCCCGGCCTCGCCAGCCCCGGTCTTGCCAGCTCTGGCCATGCCCGTCCCGGCCACGCACGACGAGCTCCGGCCTCGCCCGCCCCGGCCTCGCCAGCCCCGGTCTCGCCATCTCCGGCCAAAGATGCCACGCACTGCGAGTACATGGAGAGTAGAAGTCGTCGGGGAGAGAGGGAGTGTGGGCGTGGATGAGAGGGAGTGTGCTGCATGTGGATGGGCCTGGAGAAGAGAAAGGAAGTTGGGACACTGACTAGTGGACCATTTGTATGTAAAAGTTAGTGCCGGCGTCCCCAGCTGCCCCTCGGGTTGTTGGGTTTCGCCGGAGATTGCCGGTTGTATTTTTGGGCAAATCCGGCGCAAAACAAGCCCTTGGGGGTATGGCTGGGAGCTTTTTTTATTGCCGGCGCCTAAAAGTTGCCTGAGGGAGGGGCCTCTTGGGGGCCCTAGTAGAGATGCTCTTAGATTTCATCTCCCAAATTAGTAGGACATCACATCAACAACTCCCACCGCCCATCAAATGTTTGGCACACAATTTTTTATGGAGATAGCAGACTCCTGCACAAGTTCGTTCTATCTAAATAGGGCTTAAATTTCATCCCCAAAATGAGAAGGATATCACAACAAAAACTTATACTCCCACCACCCCTCAATATTTCACGCATTCTTTTTACAAAGATCACGGGCAGCAGAAAGAGAAATTTTGGACGAAGATGTCCCTGCTCGGTGTAATTGCACTAGTGCAATCTTGCCAAATTTGCGGGAAAGTGGGTCGTTTATGGCCAGGGAAGGGAACACTGTGAGATGTGAGGATAGAGAACGCATCAGATGTAACGGTTAGACCATTAACCACCTCTTCCCATAGATTGATAGATAGCCTGGAATTCACTCTCCACCCCTATTGTGAGGGGCAAGATAAGATGTTGAATTCCTTTGTGAGCCTTGGGCTACCTAACTCGGGACTAAATCATTTGAAATTGATGCCATCTATTTTAGGTCGGAGATGTTCTATAAATCTTTTGGGTCAAGTTCTATAGAATGTTACAAAAAAGTTCTATAGAATGTTTTTATGAAATACATCATTTCAAATGGACAATAAATGACTTGAGATTAATCATATCTATTAGGAATACGAATAACAAATGAATCTCGCAAATTTGGGAGTGCAAAATATAGTACTGCCACAAAAGACATGAAAACTATATGAATAGTCGCTCAAATAGAACAAAGAAAAACTGTCTCAATCCCACGCGCATGAGTTTTAAAAAGAGGGTGGAGCCGATATTCAAATTCAAGTGGAATTGGGATATAGGAGGCTAATCCAAATAAATTTTGGTGGCACCATTCCTTTGATCCAAATGGCGTTCATAGGAAAGGAAACCATAAGGATTAGAATCATAGAAAGAACCTCCAAACGATACAAAGAGAAGTTTAAGCTTATTTCAGCTTCGTATGTGTGCATGTCAATATTGTGTCCCATAACTAAGGTAGATGCATTGTTAGGGTTATCGATACGATCTGCCTCTCTCGACCATCCATTGAAAAACCAGGCTGCTTGGAGAGCAGAGGATGGGGATCATTAATGGACTAATCAATCAATTAAACCATCTATTTTCATGTAGTATGGTATTTTTTATGATTGATGTGAACCAAATTCGTTAAGGTATGCTAACAAATAAATCTCACGAGTAATCTTTTTGGGACTATTGCCTGCAAGTAACTAAATATGTGCATGGACGGAGCCCATCCATGGGCCGCACACCCAGAAAGCATATGAACAGTGCTACATCACCATATCATGCGATGCACCACAAACAGTGCTACATCACCAAATCATGGGATGCACCACGAGGATGGTGATAGGAACCACATATAGTTCAGATACGTGCCTGTTATTCAACTACCTTATTAATTTGGATCTCCCTGACATGCCAGCCCTACAAGGAATCAAGAAACAGACAATAAACTGTGCAGCGCTCACCACCAATGCCACATGGTGCCATGGTTTTCGAAACCGTTCGGTCCCCACGCCCTTGTGTCGGTCAGCTAGAACGCAACCCAGTAGTATTTCCACTTGCCATGACAATTAGCTACCAAATACATCTTCAAGAGAAAGCAGAGCAAGAAACTGTATGTATGCCGTACTAGCATTAAGATTGCAATAGGGGATGGATGTTAATGAACGTACTAACTCGATCATCGACAACAATGCAATTACTAGCACACCATATTACGTCCTTCCAGTTTCTGATGATACCAAAGTTACGAACCACCATTGGTGCTACTACAGAACAGGATATTACTTACTGCTACTATGAAACAGAATATCACTTACTACAACTTAAAAAAAGAAAACCAACTGACAAGTCATCACTTGTTGCTTACAACGAGTCTGTTGATGCGATTCATACATACCAACTCTTACTCTATGTGACCAATTAATCCATGGATTATGTAGCTCACAATGGAAGCAACGAATTGAATGTGAATTGTGATCGGTGAATTCACTTTGCTTGCTTACTGTTGGGCGACGATGCTTGGTGAGTTGAGAGACTCAGTGATCATCCGGCACCCGGTAGGACTCCGCGTTGATCTCCGATAACCGCGCGCCGGGAAGTAGCACTTGGGGACAAGAACATTTACAGAGTTACAAATGGGCCCCTGTTGAGGAGTGATAGGAGCTCGAATATAAGGGGAGTGAGGGAGGGATCTGAGGAGGAACGGATCTTACGTTGAGCCGATTCTGCACTACGGGTGGGCGGTGGCGAGGGCGGCTGCGCGGCAGCGCGCCGGTGAGGGCGTATATGTCTTCCTCGATCTCTTCCGCGGAGAGCGTCACGGAGAACCGTGGCCTGTCGAGTGCATCGGCGCGGACCGAACGTCGCTTGCGCTCGGACGCCTGTGGTAGCGCGCTCATGGTTACCACTTCTGCTTGGGACGACATAGCAGGGCGGCGGCGGGTATGCGCCTTCAACGGCCGCGAAGAAACCGCCTCAGCGACATTAGGGGACTCGTGTTCCGCAGGCTTGCCAACGCCCGGTGCTGCGGTCACTTCATCGAGGCCGAGCTGTTGCCTCTGGTTGACCTCGTCCAGATCATGCGAGGAGGTGCCCATGGTCGGGGCGACTGCTTCGCCGACACGGTTGACGGGAGTGGACCGCAGCAATCCTTGGCTCCCACACGTCTTGAGTGTCGACGGGAGCGACGACGGCGTGCCATGGTGGACACCTAATGAAGCCGTCACAGCCTCTGCAGGAGTGCCCCTCCCATCCCCAACGCCACCTTCGATCGCGGGATCTGACAAGGGAGGCTCGGTCGATGGCTTCGCCGAATTCACCATGGCCGCGGGTAAAGTCGCACCATCAACCAGCGCTTCTGCAGTCGCTCCAGATCTGGCAACGGCGGCGGCAAAAGGGGTATGGCGTGGATGTGGTGAGGAGGATGGAAGGGCgagataggacaaggaggagggtggTTTTGTCTGCAACGATGGAACTATGGGCGAAAGGCGAAATAGGTGGAAGCATCGCTGGTGAATAAGTAAaccgggggcgggggtgggggagggCGGGACATGTGCATGCGCGATTTCAGCGGGGGTTACAATGGGGTTTCGCTTCTGCTTTATGGCTTGTTTGGCTTTTTCACGGAACAATGTCTGGACTGTTGTCTGTAGACACTCCATTTCTCCACAAATTTCTGCTTTCATTCCATTGTATGGATCACCATTTTTTAAATTAATATCTAGGTATACCTTTCTACTTAGGGAAAATTGCATATAATGAAATGCTCATCTAtacatttactttcatgttgaatgGTCCCTCATTAAACATATAAAATCCTTAAAATCTTCCTTCGACAATGAACCTAAGTTTTAGTGCCTAATAACACGAGTTATCAGTCAAATTGACGATCTAAAAACAATGTGTGTCATACAAACTTGGAGAGAGATATTACCCATGTTCATAGACACGAAAATTTGTGTCGATTTGACtattgaaagtttttaaataattcGTATCCTAAGGTAaacattttttttcacaaaatGAGTTTTTCATATACTTTTGTGTTTCTTTACTAACTTTTTGGTACTTCTTTTTACAAACATACTATTTCCTTCCTTTACCCATTAGAGGGCACATAAGAATCACAAGTTTCCAAAAAAATGTGCATGGTTAACTATCATTAACCGACAATCTAGATTTAGAATGTTTATTAAGATACATTACAATTACCATTGATTAGACCGTCTATGGAGCCCTCACCATCTCCATGTTTATTAAGATTCATTGTATCTGAGGCATGCACCACAGTATATAAGATATAGTGATTTAAAGTTCATGCCATATATAGGGGACGATACCATTTAATAAATGTGCTTAGTTACTTCTCATTAACTTGATACTAGATTTCATCCTCATTTAGCAATAAGGGTTTTCAAAACAATGGGGGGGTGGAGGAGATTTCGCGGTTCCCTTCCCTCCACCCAATTCCCTCAATTGTACGGCCATCCCCAAACCTATCACATCCCAAATCCCCCTTCTATGAAAAAAATGGTGGTAGACAGGGTTTGTTGTAAGGTCAAAGTCATATTCATCTATCATCAGAAAATAAAAATTCATTTTTTGCTCAATGGTTGTGCAAATAATAGTGCTACACTTCAAAATCAACTTTTACATCAAAGATGTTTCAAATATAAGTCAATAATTGTTACAATGTAATTAGTTGCAATAAAAGTACGACAACATTATgcagaataaaaataaaaaacacgtCATATAGTTAGCTGAAAGTATCATGGTGCAAAATACGAAGAAATTTGTTATTGTATAAATACAGACCCATGCCATAGTACAAATGAAAGTACAAAATGTCGATCCGCAAATGGCATGTGGTTCATCACAAAGAAAAATTACCTATCCGACATCAGATCTGAGTTATTGTTCACTGACTATTTCTTAGACCATGAACATGTCATTCCCTTTCTTCGTGCACTCATTTATTAGATAGTCAGGAACCTTcttttgaaatctactaaaggcacAAAAATATGCAGCGCGCGATGCTGTTTTGTCCAGGGTGTTGAATCTTGTTTACCGCGCGCATGATTTTAGCGCAGCTGCTGGAGCGCTAGTTTTGATCGCGCGAGCTATGTACCTATTTTTTTCAGCACGCGGCTTGTCCAACGCATCTGTTGAAAATGCTCTAACGTAGTTGAAGGCACAACGTTGCACGGCTAGTTAGCACTGCTAGTTGCAAGCAGTGTGCAAAGCAAAGAGTCGACCGGTTTTTGCTGTGTTGGTATACTCTCTATGTAGGGAGGTGGCACCGGGAGACCATGGGGTTTCAAAGGTTAAACTAAGAAGAGGGGTCTAGAACTGTGTTTACGAAATTCTGAGCTAATATTTGGGTATACAAACATATTTCACTTTTAATACTACCTCCGTTTCAGGATCCTCGTTTTGGCTTTGGGGAGCATATGCCCGACGCCGAATGTGGCAATAGGAGCTACCGGAAGCGCGAGCATTGGACCTGGCGGAGGAGGGGTGAGGCAAGGGGTGGCAGTAGAGGTTGGAGAAGCGACGACATGGCGAAGAGAAACCAACACTCGGATGCGACGGCAGTCGACACATCGACAAGCTAGGACTCGGATACTCCTTGGCTGATTTGAAGGTCCTGATCGAAGCATGTCTGCATGACAGTCGATCACAAGTCTGCCCGAATGAGTGATCCAATAGACTAGGCGACGGATTGATATTCGATCGCGTGCAGACTTGGATTGGCAACGGATTGGTTTGGTTGGCGGCGGCGCACACGCACAAAAAGCGTGTCGCTTGGCTATATTAACCTGGAGAGGGGAGCATCTTTCCAGTCGAACGCAAGGTCAAGAAGTTCCCATCcgtgtttgatgtctactacacaactttcttcttgtagacgttgttgggcctccaagtgcagaggtttgtaggacaatagcaaatttccctcaagtggatgacctaaggtttatcaattcgtggggggtgtaggatgaagatggtctctctcaagcaaccctgcaaccaaataacaaagagtctcttgtgtccccaacacacccaataaaatggtaaattgtataggtgcactagttcggcgaagagatgatgatacaagtggtatatggatggtagataaaggtttttgtaatctaaaaatataaaaacagcaaggtaactaatgataaaagtgagcacaaacgttattgcaatgcgttgaaacaaggcctggggttcatactttcactagtgcaagttgtctcaacaataataacataattggatcacataactatccctcaacatgcaacaaagaatcactccaaagtcactaatagcggagaacaaacgaagagattatggtagggtacgaaaccacctcaaagttattctttctgatcgatctattcaagagtccgtagtaaaataacatgaagctattctttccattcaatctatcctagagttcgtactagaataacaccttaagacacaaatcaatcaaaaccctaatgtcacctagatactccaatgtcacctcaagtatccgtgggtatgattatacgatatgcatcacacaatcttagattcatctattcaaaccaaaacaaagtacttcaaagagtgtcccaaagtttctacccgagagtcaagacaaaaacgtgtgccaacccctatgcataggttcatgggcggaacccgcaagttgatcaccaaaacatacatcaagtgaatcaatagaataacccattgtcaccacgcttatcgcacgcaagacatacatcaagtgttctcaaaaaccttaaagactcaatctgataagataacttcaaagggaaaattcaatccagtacaagagagcagaggaggagaaacatcataaaatccaactataatagcaaagctcacgatacatcaagatcgtaccacctcaagaacacgagagaaagagagagagagagagagagagagagagagagatagagagagagagagagagagagagagagagatcaaacacatagctactggtacataccctcagccccgagggagaactactccctcctcatcatggagagcaccgggatgatgaatatggccaccggagagggattccccctccggcagggtgccagaacgggtctaaattggttttcggtggctacggaggcttctggcggcggaactcccgatctattctgctccccgaagtttttagggtatatgggtatatatgggaggaagaagtacgtcggtggacctccgggttgtccacgaggcaggggggcgcgcccaccccctaggcgcgccccccaccctcgtgggcagcccgagactctcctggtccaactccgatactccgttggcttcttctggtccaaaaataagttccgtgaagttttaggtcaattggactccatttgattttccttatctgcaatactctaaaacaagggaaaacagaaactggcactgggctctaggttaataggttagtcccaaaaatcatataaaatagcatataaatgcatataaaacatccaaggttgataatataatagcatggaacaatcaaaaattatagatacattggagacgtatcagcatccccaagcttaattcctgctcgtcctcgagtaagtaaatgataaaaacagaatttttgatgtggaatgctacctaacatatttatccatgtagttctctttattgtggcaagaatattcagatccataagattcaagacaaaagtttaatattgacatgaaaataataatacttcaagcatactaaccaagtaatcatttcttctcaaaataac
The sequence above is a segment of the Triticum dicoccoides isolate Atlit2015 ecotype Zavitan chromosome 1A, WEW_v2.0, whole genome shotgun sequence genome. Coding sequences within it:
- the LOC119358223 gene encoding uncharacterized protein LOC119358223; its protein translation is MVNSAKPSTEPPLSDPAIEGGVGDGRGTPAEAVTASLGVHHGTPSSLPSTLKTCGSQGLLRSTPVNRVGEAVAPTMGTSSHDLDEVNQRQQLGLDEVTAAPGVGKPAEHESPNVAEAVSSRPLKAHTRRRPAMSSQAEVVTMSALPQASERKRRSVRADALDRPRFSVTLSAEEIEEDIYALTGALPRSRPRHRPPVVQNRLNCYFPARGYRRSTRSPTGCRMITESLNSPSIVAQQ